In Anaerobranca gottschalkii DSM 13577, one DNA window encodes the following:
- the potA gene encoding spermidine/putrescine ABC transporter ATP-binding protein, with the protein MKDSLINLVNINKSYGEHTVIENLNLYIKENEFLTLLGPSGCGKTTILRMIGGFENPTKGDIYFLNERINDVPPYKRQINTVFQKYALFPHLNVFENIAFGLKIKKLPQKTIEEKVKQMLAIVGLEGLEKRDVESLSGGQQQRVAIARSLVNEPKVLLLDEPLGALDLKLRKEMQIELKNMQKQLGITFVYVTHDQEEALTMSDTIVVMDKGKIQQIGTPTDIYNEPKNAFVADFIGESNIIDGIMYNDYDVSFCNYRFKCIDKGFKEQEPVDVVVRPEDIQIVKEGEGMLQGVVQSVIFKGVHYEMLVDCNGYSWKIHSTDMVPVGNRVGINIGPEAIHIMRKTT; encoded by the coding sequence GTGAAAGATTCTTTAATTAATCTTGTAAACATTAATAAAAGCTATGGGGAACATACCGTTATTGAGAACTTAAACTTATATATCAAAGAAAATGAGTTTTTAACTTTACTAGGTCCTAGTGGTTGTGGGAAAACCACAATATTGAGGATGATTGGGGGATTTGAAAATCCTACTAAAGGGGATATATATTTCTTAAATGAAAGAATTAACGATGTACCGCCATATAAAAGGCAAATAAATACCGTTTTCCAAAAATATGCCCTGTTTCCCCACTTGAATGTCTTTGAAAATATCGCCTTTGGCCTAAAAATAAAGAAACTTCCCCAAAAGACTATAGAGGAAAAAGTTAAACAAATGTTAGCTATAGTAGGGTTAGAAGGCCTCGAAAAAAGGGATGTAGAATCACTAAGTGGTGGTCAACAGCAGAGAGTAGCTATTGCTAGATCCCTAGTTAATGAACCAAAGGTTTTACTTTTAGACGAACCATTAGGAGCGTTAGATTTAAAGCTTCGTAAAGAAATGCAAATAGAACTTAAAAATATGCAAAAACAACTAGGGATAACCTTTGTTTATGTAACCCATGATCAAGAAGAAGCCCTTACAATGTCAGATACCATTGTAGTTATGGACAAAGGAAAAATCCAACAAATAGGTACACCAACTGATATCTACAACGAGCCTAAAAATGCTTTTGTAGCTGATTTTATCGGTGAAAGTAATATAATCGATGGAATAATGTATAACGACTATGATGTATCCTTTTGTAATTATAGATTTAAATGTATAGATAAAGGGTTTAAGGAACAAGAACCAGTAGATGTTGTGGTAAGGCCAGAAGATATACAAATAGTTAAAGAAGGAGAGGGAATGCTCCAAGGGGTAGTACAGTCAGTGATTTTTAAAGGTGTTCATTACGAAATGCTAGTAGATTGCAATGGATACAGCTGGAAGATACATAGTACAGATATGGTACCGGTAGGAAATAGAGTTGGGATTAATATAGGTCCAGAAGCAATCCATATAATGA